A genomic region of Mitsuaria sp. 7 contains the following coding sequences:
- a CDS encoding MFS transporter yields the protein MPTRQLALFAVTGAVCVSNVYLAQPLLDSLAADFNVAPAAIGSIVTATQIGSVLALLLVVPLGDRFARARLMRVQLIGLVLSLLAVAMAGNYLLLMGGMVLVGALGTAMTQGILAYAANAASAHERGRVVGATQGGVVIGLLLARVWAGGIADLLGWRGVYLASAAVVAGVALVAWRRFPSLPATRSTLSYPQLVGSTLALLGSDRVLLRRGILGLLLFAAFNVFWSALSLPLTAAPYSLSHSAVGAFGLLGAVGALAAGRAGRWVDRGRSRQASAAALLLMVLAWAPLAGMQLSLWWVMVGVVVLDLGCQALHVTNQALILRGPAESHGRLIAGYMLFYAVGSGAGAMASTMVYAWGGWLAVCVLGVGISVLALAFWAATEPRRRGDCSAENAASRNATT from the coding sequence ATGCCCACGCGCCAGCTCGCGCTGTTCGCCGTCACCGGCGCGGTCTGCGTCTCCAACGTCTATCTCGCGCAGCCGCTGCTCGACAGCCTCGCCGCGGACTTCAACGTGGCGCCGGCCGCGATCGGCTCGATCGTGACGGCGACGCAGATCGGCTCGGTGCTGGCGCTGCTGCTGGTCGTACCGCTGGGTGATCGATTCGCGAGAGCCCGCCTGATGCGGGTGCAGTTGATTGGCCTCGTGCTCTCGCTGCTCGCCGTCGCGATGGCTGGCAACTACCTCCTGTTGATGGGCGGGATGGTGCTCGTCGGCGCGCTGGGTACGGCGATGACGCAGGGCATCCTCGCGTACGCGGCCAACGCCGCGTCGGCGCACGAACGCGGACGCGTGGTCGGCGCCACGCAGGGCGGCGTGGTCATCGGGTTGCTGCTGGCTCGAGTCTGGGCAGGCGGCATCGCGGATCTGCTCGGATGGCGAGGCGTCTATCTGGCGTCCGCGGCTGTGGTGGCAGGTGTTGCCCTCGTGGCTTGGCGGCGGTTCCCATCGTTGCCCGCGACACGATCGACGCTGAGCTATCCGCAACTGGTCGGCTCGACGCTCGCGCTGCTGGGATCGGATCGCGTGCTCCTGCGTCGCGGCATCCTCGGACTGCTGCTCTTCGCCGCGTTCAACGTCTTCTGGAGTGCGCTGTCGTTGCCGCTGACGGCAGCGCCGTATTCGCTCTCGCATTCGGCGGTAGGTGCGTTCGGACTGCTGGGCGCAGTGGGCGCGTTGGCCGCAGGCAGGGCAGGGCGCTGGGTCGACCGCGGTCGGAGCCGTCAGGCGAGCGCCGCCGCACTGTTGCTGATGGTGCTCGCGTGGGCGCCCTTGGCCGGCATGCAGCTGTCGCTGTGGTGGGTGATGGTGGGCGTCGTCGTGCTCGACCTGGGCTGCCAGGCGCTGCACGTCACCAACCAGGCGCTGATCCTGCGCGGTCCGGCGGAATCGCACGGTCGACTCATCGCCGGCTACATGCTGTTCTATGCGGTCGGCAGCGGGGCTGGGGCGATGGCGTCGACCATGGTCTATGCGTGGGGCGGGTGGCTGGCGGTGTGTGTACTCGGCGTCGGGATCAGCGTGCTGGCACTCGCGTTCTGGGCAGCGACGGAACCCAGAAGACGCGGTGACTGCTCGGCTGAAAACGCAGCATCAAGGAATGCGACGACCTGA
- a CDS encoding ATP-binding protein, translated as MTRSIERELLAWIVGTLLLGSALVAMTTYVVTLDEMNEVFDNDLRNVATGVATYHRSNAPHVQAHAPVLIERHDEPDDTEIATFAWDAAGRLIYSSDPRVPITFERKEGLSHPRLGGEDWIVYTAVHDNGIVQAAQRRASRREMAGESAAKILPFLVAMALIVAGLLIYGLRRGLRPLDAAARDIAGRSARSLDAIDTSAVPAELLPMVRAINSLMAKLDQSFRAQREFLGDAAHELRTPIAALRLQLTLLERSADELERTAATGALKLGVVRAQRLIEQLLAVARTDPAGPLDPLSPVDLDELVRTVLEPFAAKAESAHIDLGAELHGPAAVLGDAGQLAMLLDNLIENALRHTPEGGVIDVGTVTEDGCPTLFVRDSGPGIPAMDRERVFGRFFRGDVGGGGPGRENVGSGLGLVIVKAIAERHRASVRLLDRAQGPGLEVRIRFPLSGPASGGGGRARPADLHPDS; from the coding sequence ATGACGCGCTCGATCGAGCGCGAGCTGCTCGCGTGGATCGTCGGGACGCTGCTGCTGGGATCGGCCCTGGTGGCGATGACGACCTACGTCGTCACGCTCGACGAGATGAACGAGGTCTTCGACAACGACCTCCGCAACGTGGCCACCGGCGTGGCGACCTATCACCGCAGCAATGCGCCGCACGTGCAGGCCCACGCGCCGGTGCTGATCGAGCGCCATGACGAACCCGACGACACCGAGATCGCGACCTTCGCCTGGGATGCCGCCGGCCGGCTGATCTATTCGTCGGATCCGCGCGTGCCGATCACCTTCGAGCGCAAGGAAGGCCTGTCCCACCCGCGCCTGGGCGGCGAGGACTGGATCGTCTACACCGCCGTGCACGACAACGGCATCGTGCAGGCGGCGCAGCGCCGTGCGTCGCGACGCGAGATGGCCGGCGAATCGGCGGCCAAGATCCTGCCCTTCCTGGTCGCGATGGCGCTGATCGTGGCGGGCCTGCTGATCTACGGCTTGCGCCGGGGGCTGCGGCCGCTGGACGCGGCGGCGCGCGACATCGCGGGACGCAGCGCCCGCTCGCTCGATGCGATCGATACCTCCGCGGTGCCCGCCGAGCTCCTGCCCATGGTGCGCGCCATCAACAGCCTGATGGCCAAGCTGGACCAGTCCTTCCGCGCGCAGCGCGAGTTCCTCGGGGATGCGGCCCATGAGCTGCGCACGCCGATCGCGGCGCTGCGGCTGCAGCTCACGCTGCTCGAGCGCAGCGCGGACGAGCTCGAACGCACGGCGGCCACGGGCGCGCTCAAGCTGGGCGTCGTGCGCGCGCAGCGATTGATCGAGCAACTGCTCGCGGTCGCGCGGACCGACCCGGCGGGCCCGCTCGATCCCTTGTCGCCCGTCGATCTGGACGAGCTGGTCCGCACGGTGCTGGAGCCGTTCGCGGCCAAGGCCGAATCCGCCCACATCGATCTGGGCGCGGAACTCCACGGGCCCGCCGCGGTACTGGGGGACGCCGGGCAACTCGCGATGCTGCTCGACAACCTGATCGAGAACGCCTTGCGTCACACGCCCGAGGGCGGCGTGATCGATGTCGGCACCGTGACAGAGGACGGCTGCCCGACCTTGTTCGTGCGCGATTCGGGGCCTGGCATTCCGGCGATGGACCGGGAGCGCGTGTTCGGGCGATTCTTCCGCGGCGACGTCGGCGGCGGCGGCCCGGGCAGGGAGAACGTCGGCAGCGGTCTGGGCCTGGTCATCGTCAAGGCCATCGCGGAGCGCCACCGCGCGAGCGTGCGGCTGCTGGACCGCGCGCAGGGGCCGGGCCTGGAGGTGCGTATCCGCTTCCCCTTGAGCGGCCCCGCATCCGGAGGGGGCGGCCGCGCCAGGCCTGCGGATTTGCATCCGGATTCTTAA
- a CDS encoding GtrA family protein: protein MPDVHARRIPRFIAVGTAAALVHWLVVTAIVQTLHWHPLIANVLGWIVALQVSFFGHHRMTFQGHGVPMWRSAMRFSAISAGGFLVNELAYAALLRWTDQSYQVSLVIVLLGVAVLTYLLSSRWAFLARPQD, encoded by the coding sequence GTGCCTGACGTACACGCCCGCCGCATCCCCCGCTTCATCGCCGTCGGCACCGCCGCTGCGCTCGTGCACTGGCTGGTGGTGACGGCGATCGTCCAGACCTTGCACTGGCATCCGCTGATCGCCAACGTGCTGGGCTGGATCGTCGCGTTGCAGGTGTCCTTCTTCGGCCACCATCGGATGACCTTCCAGGGCCACGGCGTGCCGATGTGGCGCTCGGCGATGCGCTTCTCCGCGATCTCGGCGGGCGGCTTCCTCGTCAACGAACTGGCCTACGCCGCCCTGCTCCGCTGGACCGACCAGTCCTACCAGGTGAGCCTGGTGATCGTGCTGCTCGGGGTCGCCGTGCTGACCTACCTGCTCAGCAGTCGATGGGCGTTTCTTGCGCGACCGCAGGACTAG
- a CDS encoding phosphatase PAP2 family protein codes for MLNHHLFSLINAPPGLTPAQLFLPMAVARWSACGVLLGLVLSWWIAERELRAELVKFATGAVIALLLAGAAAIVVGTLGPSAWGREAIPGTRYLPQGWLPDLPSTSVAMLWAVAITAFGQDRLSVAGPFLLTLGLAVGWSRIYLGASLPGDVLAALPVAAAASALTWWLRAPVHRLALRLDEAQGRGLRRHFRRRPDQR; via the coding sequence ATGCTCAATCACCACCTGTTCTCGCTCATCAACGCGCCGCCCGGCCTCACGCCGGCTCAGCTGTTCCTGCCCATGGCCGTGGCGCGATGGAGCGCCTGCGGCGTGCTGCTCGGGCTCGTCCTGTCGTGGTGGATCGCGGAGCGGGAACTCCGGGCGGAGCTGGTGAAGTTCGCGACGGGCGCCGTCATCGCGCTGCTCCTGGCCGGAGCCGCCGCGATCGTGGTGGGGACGCTCGGCCCGTCGGCGTGGGGCCGGGAAGCGATCCCGGGCACGCGATACTTGCCGCAGGGATGGCTGCCCGATCTCCCGTCAACTTCCGTGGCGATGCTCTGGGCCGTGGCCATCACCGCGTTCGGGCAGGACCGTCTCTCCGTGGCCGGCCCCTTCCTGCTGACGCTGGGACTGGCCGTGGGATGGTCCCGCATCTACCTCGGCGCCAGCCTGCCCGGGGACGTCCTGGCGGCCCTGCCGGTGGCCGCGGCGGCCTCGGCCCTCACGTGGTGGCTGCGCGCGCCCGTTCATCGGTTAGCGTTGCGTCTGGACGAAGCGCAGGGACGGGGACTGCGACGGCACTTCCGCCGCCGACCGGACCAGCGCTGA
- a CDS encoding response regulator, which produces MRLLLIEDDDMIGRAVRQGLASAGFAVDWVTDARAAQLSLSTGVYDLAILDLGLPRGDGMELLKELRKGGDSMPVLIASARDTVKDRIAGLEAGADDYVLKPFDLDELVARVRALLRRHAGSGSPVLRHGDLALDPVRKEVTLAEQVVELSAREFAVLEALMQKPGAVLSRERLEEAVYGWGQEVASNAIEVHLHNLRKKLGSATIKNVRGVGYRIGNAP; this is translated from the coding sequence ATGAGACTGCTGCTCATCGAGGATGACGACATGATCGGCCGCGCGGTCCGGCAGGGCCTCGCGTCCGCGGGCTTCGCCGTCGACTGGGTGACGGACGCGCGCGCGGCGCAGCTGTCCCTGTCCACAGGCGTGTACGACCTCGCGATCCTCGACCTCGGCCTGCCGCGCGGCGACGGGATGGAGTTGCTGAAGGAACTGCGCAAGGGCGGCGATTCGATGCCGGTGCTGATCGCATCGGCGCGCGACACGGTCAAGGACCGCATCGCGGGGCTGGAGGCCGGCGCGGACGACTACGTCCTCAAGCCCTTCGACCTGGACGAGCTGGTCGCGCGCGTGCGGGCCCTGCTGCGACGCCATGCGGGGAGCGGCAGCCCGGTCCTGCGACATGGCGACCTGGCGCTGGATCCGGTGCGCAAGGAGGTGACCCTGGCCGAGCAGGTCGTGGAACTCTCCGCGCGCGAGTTCGCCGTGCTGGAGGCCCTGATGCAGAAACCCGGCGCGGTGCTGTCGCGCGAGCGGCTGGAGGAGGCCGTGTACGGCTGGGGCCAGGAGGTCGCCAGCAACGCGATCGAGGTCCACCTGCACAACCTGCGCAAGAAGCTCGGCAGCGCCACCATCAAGAACGTGCGCGGCGTCGGTTACCGGATCGGCAACGCGCCATGA
- a CDS encoding COG4280 domain-containing protein, which produces MSTLSTAWPAIGAAFAASLVEVVEAFTIVLAVGSTRGWRAAWTGTLAALALLAATVALVGPALLRVPIHTLQLVVGVLLLLFGLGWLRKAILRSGGVLALRDESALYDKATRELGEGASSSNARDWIGVITVFKAVLLEGMEVAFTVLAIGAGHDLILEASLGAAAACVLVLAIGMVLRQPLARVPENGLKFGVGILLTAFGVFWTGEGLGLRWPGAELALLALVALFAITGLATARLLRLRGPQRGRFA; this is translated from the coding sequence ATGAGTACCTTGTCCACCGCCTGGCCGGCGATCGGAGCGGCCTTCGCGGCCTCCCTGGTCGAAGTGGTCGAAGCCTTCACGATCGTCCTGGCCGTCGGCAGCACGCGCGGCTGGCGCGCGGCGTGGACGGGCACGCTGGCCGCGCTCGCGCTGCTGGCCGCGACCGTCGCGCTCGTCGGGCCCGCGCTGCTGCGCGTGCCCATCCACACGCTGCAGCTGGTCGTGGGCGTGTTGCTGCTGCTGTTCGGGCTGGGGTGGCTGCGCAAGGCGATCCTGCGTTCCGGCGGTGTCCTCGCGCTGCGCGACGAGAGCGCGCTCTACGACAAGGCGACGCGGGAACTCGGCGAGGGCGCTTCATCGTCCAACGCCCGCGACTGGATCGGCGTGATCACCGTGTTCAAGGCGGTCCTGCTCGAAGGCATGGAAGTGGCGTTCACCGTGCTGGCCATCGGCGCGGGGCACGACCTGATCCTCGAGGCCTCGCTGGGCGCGGCCGCGGCTTGCGTGCTCGTGCTGGCGATCGGCATGGTGCTGCGCCAGCCGCTGGCGCGGGTGCCGGAGAACGGGCTCAAGTTCGGCGTCGGCATCCTGCTGACGGCCTTCGGCGTGTTCTGGACCGGCGAGGGACTGGGCCTGCGATGGCCCGGCGCGGAGCTGGCCCTGCTCGCCCTCGTGGCGCTGTTCGCCATCACCGGCCTCGCCACCGCGCGTCTGCTGCGGCTGCGTGGCCCGCAACGCGGGAGATTCGCATGA
- a CDS encoding PepSY domain-containing protein, with amino-acid sequence MKTVNRAMKVGVFAVVAISASVAGALAYAEKQEGGKGGAENDAIAVTKAKVSLAQAVAVAEQHLNGKASRAEYERTKQGDAYDIEVVNGDKVFDVRVDAEKGVILSSALDESDGNGDREDREGRDEKD; translated from the coding sequence ATGAAGACAGTCAATCGAGCGATGAAGGTCGGCGTGTTCGCCGTGGTCGCCATTTCCGCCAGCGTCGCGGGCGCCCTGGCCTACGCCGAGAAGCAGGAAGGCGGGAAGGGCGGCGCGGAGAACGACGCGATCGCCGTGACCAAGGCCAAGGTGTCGCTCGCGCAGGCGGTGGCGGTGGCCGAGCAGCACCTCAACGGCAAGGCCAGCCGCGCGGAGTACGAGCGCACGAAGCAGGGCGACGCCTACGACATCGAGGTCGTCAACGGCGACAAGGTCTTCGACGTCCGCGTCGATGCGGAGAAGGGCGTGATCCTGTCCTCCGCGCTCGACGAATCGGATGGCAATGGCGATCGCGAAGACCGCGAAGGCCGCGACGAGAAGGACTGA
- a CDS encoding LysR family transcriptional regulator, whose protein sequence is MDMKRASLPLLLSLDALLTELNVTRAALRLHVSQSTLSGHLARLREVFQDPLLVASETGRGMVPTERALALRPRLAEALAILREVVEDPLVFDAASSHRTFVVAANDTVFTIVGADAMTRVLRSGNPGLRIATVPGSDPNLVERMARGEIDLYICDIAKMPGALKARPLLDTDYAFAQRRGHPRGLQPPDLDDYCQVPHVIVSERADLWTPVDDELAKLGRRRTVAAAVPSYSQIPLILGGSDCVATLPRALLRNGQEELDLIELPFPMPRFRLAMGWHPRAQEDRAVSWLRDQFLEGQSDGARQGGA, encoded by the coding sequence ATGGATATGAAGCGCGCCAGCCTGCCGCTGCTGCTGTCGCTCGACGCGCTGCTCACCGAGCTGAACGTGACGCGAGCCGCACTGCGCCTGCACGTGAGCCAGTCGACGCTCTCGGGCCATCTGGCGCGTCTGCGCGAGGTGTTCCAGGATCCGCTGCTGGTCGCCTCCGAGACCGGCCGCGGCATGGTGCCGACCGAACGCGCACTGGCCCTGCGGCCGCGATTGGCCGAGGCGCTGGCGATCCTGCGCGAGGTGGTCGAGGACCCGCTGGTGTTCGATGCGGCCAGCTCACATCGCACCTTCGTGGTCGCCGCCAACGACACGGTTTTCACCATCGTGGGCGCCGACGCGATGACGCGGGTGCTGCGGTCCGGAAATCCGGGGCTGAGGATCGCCACGGTGCCGGGCTCGGACCCCAACCTGGTCGAGCGCATGGCGCGCGGGGAGATCGACCTCTACATCTGCGACATCGCGAAGATGCCGGGCGCGCTCAAGGCGCGACCGCTGCTGGACACGGACTACGCCTTCGCCCAGCGACGCGGGCATCCGCGCGGTCTGCAGCCGCCCGATCTGGACGACTACTGCCAGGTCCCCCACGTGATCGTGTCCGAGCGCGCCGATCTCTGGACACCCGTGGATGACGAACTGGCCAAGCTCGGGCGGCGCCGCACGGTGGCGGCCGCGGTGCCCAGCTACAGCCAGATTCCGCTCATCCTCGGCGGGAGCGACTGCGTCGCCACGCTGCCGCGCGCACTGCTCAGGAACGGCCAGGAAGAACTCGACCTGATCGAACTGCCGTTCCCCATGCCGCGCTTCCGGCTGGCGATGGGATGGCATCCGCGGGCGCAGGAAGACAGGGCGGTCAGCTGGCTGCGCGACCAGTTTCTTGAGGGGCAGTCGGATGGAGCACGCCAAGGCGGTGCTTGA
- a CDS encoding glycosyltransferase family 2 protein, with translation MSDVRPLASSWPAARQAALPIDAPSPAHAAANAVANAAARLHDPGAPLREQRPRVSCVVPCFNEAANLNELLPRLSAVLSSCSDEWEIILVDDGSSDDTVLLLRQWARRPGVVALQLSRNFGKEAALTAGIARAVGDVVVMLDADQQHDPRLIPQFIFHWCHGADMVYAVRATRDDEAWHKRVGTRLFYGLLNRSGRFEVPAGAGDFRLMDRSVVDALMALPERNRFMKGLYAWVGYQTVAVPYQPEVRAHGRTHFNPLRLAHLALDGLTSFTTWPLRAASALGVLLALAAFMYGAYLTLVYFLYGHTVSGWTTIVVGLMFFSGLQLLFLGVVGEYVGRIFEEVKGRPLYVVKNAWGTGLNASRK, from the coding sequence ATGTCTGATGTCCGTCCCCTCGCGTCCTCGTGGCCCGCCGCCCGGCAGGCGGCCCTGCCCATCGACGCGCCGTCGCCGGCCCATGCCGCCGCGAACGCCGTTGCGAACGCTGCTGCCCGGCTGCACGATCCCGGCGCGCCGCTGCGCGAACAGCGGCCCCGCGTGTCCTGCGTGGTGCCCTGCTTCAACGAGGCCGCCAACCTGAACGAGCTGCTGCCCCGGCTGAGCGCGGTGCTCAGTTCGTGCAGCGACGAGTGGGAAATCATCCTGGTCGACGACGGCAGCTCGGACGATACGGTCCTGCTCCTGCGCCAGTGGGCGCGCCGCCCCGGTGTCGTGGCGCTGCAGCTCTCGCGCAACTTCGGCAAGGAAGCGGCGCTGACGGCCGGCATCGCGCGGGCGGTCGGCGACGTGGTGGTGATGCTGGACGCCGACCAGCAGCACGATCCACGCCTGATCCCGCAATTCATCTTCCACTGGTGTCACGGCGCCGACATGGTCTACGCGGTGCGCGCGACGCGCGACGACGAGGCCTGGCACAAGCGCGTGGGCACGCGGCTGTTCTACGGCCTGCTGAACCGGTCGGGGCGCTTCGAGGTGCCGGCGGGGGCGGGGGATTTCCGGCTCATGGACCGGTCCGTCGTCGACGCGCTGATGGCGCTGCCGGAGCGCAACCGCTTCATGAAGGGCCTGTACGCGTGGGTCGGCTATCAGACCGTGGCCGTGCCTTATCAGCCCGAGGTCCGCGCGCACGGCAGGACCCACTTCAATCCGCTGCGTCTGGCCCACCTCGCGCTGGACGGCCTCACCTCGTTCACGACCTGGCCCCTGCGCGCGGCGAGCGCGCTGGGCGTGCTGCTCGCGCTCGCGGCCTTCATGTACGGCGCCTACCTGACGCTCGTGTATTTCCTCTACGGCCACACGGTGAGCGGATGGACCACGATCGTCGTGGGGCTGATGTTCTTCTCCGGGCTGCAGCTGCTCTTCCTCGGCGTCGTCGGCGAGTACGTCGGCCGCATCTTCGAGGAGGTCAAGGGCCGTCCGCTGTACGTCGTCAAGAACGCCTGGGGAACCGGGCTGAACGCCTCCAGAAAATGA
- a CDS encoding SDR family oxidoreductase: protein MTKRIALITGANKGIGLETARQLAQAGHRVIVTARQLDAARQAVAALTAEGLEAEALALDIADSASIAAAAADIGHRHGRLDVLVNNAGIMRDAPDRTPSQQSLAAWRETFDTNLFGAIELTDALLPLLKQSDAGRIVNVSSLLGSMATHIDPNSPFYHVKIPAYNISKTALNAWTIHLAYELRGTAIKVNAANPGFVKTDLHGMDAPMSPAEGARTSVQLATLPSDGPTGSFFHEGAVLPW from the coding sequence ATGACCAAGAGAATCGCATTGATCACCGGCGCCAACAAGGGCATCGGCCTGGAAACGGCACGTCAGCTCGCACAGGCCGGGCATCGCGTCATCGTCACCGCACGCCAGCTCGACGCCGCGCGCCAGGCCGTCGCGGCGCTCACCGCCGAGGGGCTGGAAGCCGAGGCGCTCGCGCTCGACATCGCGGACAGCGCGTCGATCGCCGCGGCGGCGGCCGACATCGGGCATCGCCACGGTCGTCTCGACGTCCTCGTCAACAACGCCGGCATCATGCGTGATGCGCCCGACCGGACGCCGTCGCAGCAGTCGCTCGCCGCCTGGCGCGAGACCTTCGACACCAACCTCTTCGGCGCGATCGAGCTGACCGACGCACTCCTGCCGCTGCTGAAGCAATCGGACGCCGGCCGCATCGTCAACGTCTCCAGCCTGCTCGGTTCGATGGCCACGCACATCGACCCGAACTCGCCCTTCTATCACGTGAAAATTCCTGCGTACAACATCTCCAAGACCGCCCTCAACGCCTGGACCATTCATCTGGCCTACGAGCTGCGCGGCACCGCCATCAAGGTCAACGCGGCCAACCCCGGCTTCGTGAAGACGGACCTGCACGGCATGGACGCGCCGATGTCGCCGGCCGAAGGCGCGCGCACCAGCGTGCAACTCGCGACGCTGCCCTCCGACGGTCCGACCGGGTCGTTCTTCCACGAGGGTGCCGTACTGCCCTGGTGA
- a CDS encoding ChbG/HpnK family deacetylase — MHGLRSICLCIDDFGLHEGVNEAALTLRREGRVHALSCMVGAPAWTSGASALRRDTGGPTDLGLHLDLTQYPLTRPPESWSSLWMQGTLDRLSLAELRDEIDAQLDLFEQNIGRRPDFIDGHQHVHQFPQVRDALVDVLLRRYPYQKPWLRSTRSAGWQIKPMVISQLGSRALTAEADVLAFPHNRRLLGVYDFTGGPERYESLLTRWLHLARQGDLLMCHPSTQPVPGDPIAQARLDEYQVLSDKRFEWHVRSNFVRLEAMSRILDDERFAGARRAV, encoded by the coding sequence GTGCACGGACTGCGATCCATCTGCCTCTGCATCGACGACTTCGGTCTGCATGAAGGCGTCAACGAGGCGGCGCTGACCTTGCGCCGGGAAGGGCGCGTGCACGCGCTGTCGTGCATGGTCGGCGCGCCGGCCTGGACCTCGGGCGCCTCGGCCCTGCGCCGGGACACCGGCGGTCCCACCGACCTGGGCCTGCATCTGGACCTCACCCAGTACCCGCTCACGCGGCCGCCGGAATCCTGGTCGTCCCTGTGGATGCAGGGAACGCTGGACCGCCTGTCGCTGGCCGAATTGCGCGACGAGATCGATGCGCAGCTCGACCTCTTCGAGCAGAACATCGGGCGTCGTCCCGACTTCATCGACGGTCACCAGCATGTCCACCAGTTCCCGCAGGTCCGTGATGCGCTGGTCGACGTGCTGTTGAGGCGCTACCCGTACCAGAAGCCGTGGCTGCGATCGACGCGTTCCGCGGGGTGGCAGATCAAGCCGATGGTGATCAGCCAGCTGGGCAGTCGCGCGCTGACGGCGGAGGCGGATGTCCTCGCTTTCCCGCACAACCGGCGGCTGCTCGGCGTCTACGACTTCACCGGCGGACCTGAGCGCTACGAGTCCCTGCTGACGCGATGGCTGCACCTGGCCCGGCAGGGCGATCTGCTCATGTGCCATCCGAGCACGCAGCCGGTTCCCGGCGATCCCATCGCGCAGGCCCGGCTGGACGAGTACCAGGTCTTGTCCGACAAGCGCTTCGAGTGGCATGTGCGCTCGAACTTCGTCCGGTTGGAAGCGATGTCGCGCATCCTCGATGACGAGCGCTTCGCCGGCGCGCGCCGCGCCGTGTGA
- a CDS encoding glycosyltransferase family 39 protein: protein MSASASAASAAPADRSGRRDGWIAFALSFVWLWITAWARPLSLPDEGRYVGVAWEGLQHGDWLVPTLNGLPFFHKPPLFYWITEASMAVFGPGVWAARAAPLIGGLVGAMSLFMLLRRWMSPAHAWGALLTLLAMPLYFVGSQFANLDMLVAGMITATIAAGADAALRANAGLPHRRMLAAAYALAGLGILAKGLIGIVLPGAVLLLWLGLSGQWRTIRTLLWIPGIALMLLVCAPWFIAMQLRFPGFLHYFFVVQHVQRFAGGGFNNVQPMWFYPVVLMVATLPALPWLFKGWKGALWRPAPGPQGLHWLLLVWFAVILLFFSIPQSKLVGYILPTLPPLAGLIAVAWQRVVTLAPRWQRWGYASIAVGAVIGIAAVAAYGLGAGKSNRHLARELAALRQPQDGVVMLERFEYDVPFYARLRAPMVVVEDWNDTELMARDSWRKELWDTRDFVDAGRDLSAFQTWSSIKPIACSRQVVWAIGDIELAKAHPWLDKAELVGTDKHMALWRLRASALDCSS from the coding sequence GTGTCCGCTTCTGCTTCCGCTGCGTCCGCAGCCCCTGCCGATCGGTCCGGCCGTCGCGACGGTTGGATCGCCTTCGCCCTGAGCTTCGTCTGGCTGTGGATCACCGCGTGGGCCCGGCCCCTGTCGCTGCCCGACGAAGGGCGCTACGTCGGCGTGGCCTGGGAGGGCCTGCAGCATGGCGACTGGCTGGTCCCCACGCTCAACGGCCTGCCGTTCTTCCACAAGCCGCCGCTGTTCTACTGGATCACGGAGGCCTCGATGGCGGTCTTCGGTCCGGGCGTCTGGGCCGCGCGCGCGGCGCCGCTGATCGGCGGACTGGTCGGCGCGATGAGCCTGTTCATGCTGCTGCGTCGCTGGATGTCGCCCGCGCACGCGTGGGGCGCGCTGCTGACGCTGCTCGCGATGCCGCTGTACTTCGTCGGCTCGCAGTTCGCCAACCTCGACATGCTGGTGGCCGGCATGATCACCGCCACGATCGCCGCGGGCGCTGATGCCGCGCTGCGCGCGAACGCGGGACTGCCGCATCGGCGCATGCTGGCCGCGGCGTACGCGCTGGCCGGGCTGGGCATCCTCGCCAAGGGCCTCATCGGCATCGTGCTGCCCGGCGCCGTGCTGCTGCTCTGGCTCGGACTCTCGGGGCAATGGCGCACCATCCGGACCCTTCTTTGGATCCCGGGCATCGCGCTGATGCTGCTGGTCTGCGCGCCGTGGTTCATCGCCATGCAGCTGCGCTTCCCCGGCTTCCTGCACTACTTCTTCGTCGTGCAGCATGTGCAGCGTTTTGCCGGCGGCGGCTTCAACAACGTGCAGCCGATGTGGTTCTATCCCGTCGTGCTGATGGTTGCGACGCTGCCGGCGCTGCCCTGGCTCTTCAAGGGATGGAAGGGGGCGCTGTGGCGTCCGGCGCCCGGGCCGCAAGGGCTGCACTGGCTGCTGCTGGTGTGGTTCGCGGTGATCCTGCTGTTCTTCTCGATCCCGCAGTCGAAGCTGGTGGGCTACATCCTGCCGACCCTGCCGCCGCTGGCCGGACTCATCGCGGTGGCGTGGCAGCGCGTGGTGACGCTGGCGCCGCGCTGGCAGCGCTGGGGCTACGCCTCGATCGCCGTCGGCGCGGTCATCGGCATCGCGGCCGTCGCGGCGTACGGCCTGGGCGCGGGCAAGTCGAACCGGCATCTCGCCAGGGAACTGGCGGCGCTGCGTCAACCGCAGGACGGCGTCGTCATGCTGGAACGCTTCGAGTACGACGTGCCGTTCTACGCGCGGCTGCGCGCGCCCATGGTGGTGGTGGAGGACTGGAACGACACCGAGCTGATGGCCCGCGACAGCTGGCGCAAGGAGCTGTGGGACACCCGCGACTTCGTCGATGCCGGGCGCGACCTGTCCGCGTTCCAGACCTGGTCCTCGATCAAGCCCATCGCCTGCAGCCGCCAGGTGGTGTGGGCCATCGGCGACATCGAGCTCGCGAAGGCGCATCCCTGGCTCGACAAGGCCGAGCTCGTCGGCACCGACAAGCACATGGCGCTCTGGCGTCTGCGGGCGTCGGCGCTGGACTGTTCTTCCTGA